The following proteins are encoded in a genomic region of Brachypodium distachyon strain Bd21 chromosome 1, Brachypodium_distachyon_v3.0, whole genome shotgun sequence:
- the LOC100837229 gene encoding uncharacterized protein LOC100837229 isoform X2 gives MLSSGKKIHPFFASRKVNKDADQDVSNIEDTDSLCAIERDPLFWPVHVVYQLEASMPIHWHKCLITEESFLDTSAADTLQNSVSFCEGFVKPLTIESNCKRIHPYKLVEQNVADNTASRMDLPSFSNVQSESKLSSLNIHFDDESLLAYDASHHFGKHPERILQGCSEVLQKCCQPAYDLWTDKYRPETAVQVCGNMEHVKFLSEWLKGWDEKGHKNKQNGVTNGSINDGYCQDESDTDCSEEASDFENVLLITGPVGCGKSAAVFACAREQGFNVIEVNTSDTRNGAYVKQKFEEATKSHGLEKWSQEEVTTPPRNDSLDPTSGIPDRTEYNQSISCSVKCYSSSKSSDEAPKQVMNKTLILFEDVDTVFDEDRGFISTILKIAETTKWPIILTSNKKDPSLPHLLDQLVLDFKYPSSGELLSHVGMICKSEGVNVTASQLKYIINACLGDIRRTTLLLQFWYQGKHQYTERSNKCLSGPFSLDLDAIHSTVPRMLPWDFPCKLSETVCMEIEKNILLADEKKRQLEASEFEALELQIIAPLTRGRSAVKTRKIKKSKLGHGHSTECNDISPCKNDLDDFDDAPDTSRPSDQERVRNKHGVVLLSESDDDQADGYTAKDARFTVPEGGLLPQSSEVPHIYGQGISNQFCFPSESRETFEIANSLQNQFESNMAGSISQICDTFMSQGVSCVPESSLMIEGVSASVSSDDLLSSMVSNGLSTFHNDGIGITPIKALEDTDNAKDLIAESQKCVEDVVGETCEAYAESFGRNEQTSCSTAGYQLMDECSQAESIWLLSGKKTNDCCNVECVQDTWNRLRRCCPVLPRETNHNRAVSGALKLASSVSDLISESDLMLTGCYPLTNDLLDPSSTPCAEPDGFSWYDKQLEMGSVYTQHALCVFSRDSQDTDDGFIDLSQELLLAGTTATSLGKLVSSGISTSDGYGNISHMKNPTSCISKGRDQLVHLSEVLLPVVPSKLSQSLRGPAFVDYLSSMCQISQLENLRLSENQTVNKQRRCRQSRHYLSSGALSLSPEDVELLAQSGCFGERHEKLIEKAIA, from the exons ATGTTATCATCTGGAAAgaaaatacatccattttttgcttCTCGGAAAGTAAACAAAGATGCTGACCAGGATGTTTCCAATATCGAGGATACTGACTCCCTTTGTGCTATTGAGAGGGACCCGCTATTCTGGCCTGTTCATGTGGTGTACCAATTGGAG GCTAGTATGCCAATTCACTGGCATAAATGTCTAATTACGGAGGAATCTTTTCTTGACACTAGTGCTGCTGATACACTTCAAAACTCTGTGTCATTCTGTGAGGGCTTTGTGAAACCTTTGACAATAGAGTCTAATTGCAAGAGGATCCATCCATACAAGTTGGTCGAGCAGAATGTTGCAGATAATACAGCTTCAAGAATGGATTTGCCCAGCTTTTCTAACGTTCAAAGTGAAAGCAAGCTTTCTTCTTTGAAT ATCCATTTTGACGACGAAAGCTTGTTGGCATACGATGCCAGTCACCATTTTGGCAAACACCCGGAAAGGATACTGCAAGGATGTTCAGAAGTCCTCCAGAAATG CTGTCAGCCGGCTTATGACCTGTGGACTGACAAGTACCGGCCTGAAACTGCTGTGCAG GTTTGTGGAAATATGGAGCATGTAAAGTTTCTCAGTGAATGGCTCAAAGGGTGGGATGAAAAGGGCcacaagaacaaacaaaatggaGTTACTAATGGGAGCATCAATGATGGCTATTGTCAAGATGAATCTGACACAGATTGTTCAGAAGAGGCTTCTGATTTTGAAAATGTGCTTTTAATTACTGGACCAGTTGGG TGTGGAAAATCAGCCGCAGTTTTTGCATGTGCAAGAGAACAAGGGTTCAATGTAATTGAG GTAAATACATCCGATACAAGAAATGGAGCATATGTAAAGCAAAAGTTTGAGGAAGCAACTAAATCGCACGGGCTTGAAAAATG GTCACAAGAGGAGGTCACCACTCCACCGAGAAACGATTCTTTAGATCCcacttctgggatacctgataGAACTGAATATAATCAGTCAATTTCTTGCTCTGTAAAATGCTACTCGAGTTCTAAGTCGAGTGATGAAGCCCCCAAACAAGTCATGAACAAGACACTCATCCTATTTGAGGATGTGGATACTGTTTTTGATGAGGACCGCGGATTTATTTCAACCATACTTAAGATCGCAGAGACTACAAAATGGCCAATTATATTGACTAGCAACA AGAAGGATCCATCTTTGCCTCATCTCTTGGATCAGCTAGTTTTGGATTTCAAATACCCATCATCTGGGGAGCTACTTTCACATGTTGGCATG ATCTGTAAATCTGAGGGGGTGAACGTCACTGCTTCTCAATTGAAGTATATTATCAACGCTTGTTTAGGAGATATTAGGAGGACAACATTGCTTTTGCAGTTTTGGTATCAAGGCAAACATCAATACACAG AGAGGTCAAACAAATGCTTGTCTGGTCCTTTCTCGCTTGACTTGGATGCAATACATTCTACTGTGCCAAGAATGTTGCCTTGGGACTTTCCCTGTAAATTATCAGAGACAGTGTGCATGGAGATAGAAAAAAACATCCTTTTAGCtgatgaaaagaaaaggcagttGGAAGCATCAGAGTTTGAGGCCCTAGAGTTACAAATAATAGCACCTTTAACCAGGGGAAGAAGTGCAGTTAAAACAAGAAAGATAAAGAAATCCAAGTTAGGGCATGGTCATTCTACTGAATGTAATGATATTTCACCTTGTAAGAATGACCTTGATGATTTTGATGATGCTCCAGATACCTCTCGTCCGTCTGATCAGGAAAGAGTGAGAAATAAGCATGGTGTAGTGCTATTATCTGAGTCTGATGATGATCAAGCTGATGGGTATACTGCCAAAGATGCCAGATTTACTGTTCCTGAAGGTGGTTTGCTCCCACAATCTTCAGAAGTGCCCCATATATATGGGCAAGGAATCTCGAATCAGTTTTGTTTTCCGAGCGAATCAAGGGAGACTTTTGAAATAGCTAATTCTCTCCAAAACCAGTTTGAAAGCAACATGGCTGGGTCCATTTCTCAAATATGTGATACTTTTATGTCACAGGGTGTGTCATGTGTGCCTGAATCATCCCTCATGATTGAGGGTGTATCTGCATCTGTCAGCAGCGATGATCTTTTATCAAGTATGGTGTCCAATGGTCTGTCTACCTTCCATAACGACGGTATTGGCATTACGCCTATAAAGGCACTAGAAGACACTGACAATGCGAAGGATCTAATTGCTGAATCTCAAAAATGCGTGGAAGATGTGGTTGGTGAGACATGTGAGGCTTATGCGGAATCATTTGGCAGGAATGAACAAACAAGTTGTTCAACTGCAGGGTATCAGCTGATGGATGAATGTAGTCAAGCTGAAAGCATTTGGTTGCTTTCTGGCAAAAAAACTAATGACTGCTGTAATGTTGAGTGCGTACAGGATACTTGGAATAGGCTACGACGTTGCTGTCCTGTACTTCCTCGTGAGACTAACCACAACAGAGCAGTTTCTGGAGCTTTGAAACTTGCTTCCAGCGTGTCTGATTTAATATCGGAGTCAGATCTTATGCTCACCGGCTGCTACCCTCTTACTAAT GACTTATTGGATCCATCTTCAACTCCATGTGCTGAGCCAGATGGCTTCTCCTGGTATGACAAGCAGCTTGAGATGGGATCTGTCTATACCCAGCACGCGCTTTGCGTTTTCTCTAGGGACTCGCAAGACACAGATGATGGTTTCATTGATTTGTCACAAGAGTTGTTGCTTGCCGGTACAACTGCCACATCTCTTGGTAAGCTTGTTAGTTCAGGAATCAGCACCAGTGATGGATATGGGAACATTTCCCACATGAAAAATCCAACAAGCTGTATTTCTAAGGGGAG GGACCAACTGGTTCATCTTTCTGAAGTTCTGCTTCCAGTAGTTCCTTCCAAGCTATCTCAGTCACTGAGAGGACCTGCTTTTGTTGATTATTTGTCTTCGATGTGTCAGATTTCACAGCTAGAAAACTTGCGACTTTCTGAAAATCAAACCGTAAACAAGCAAAGAAG GTGTCGTCAGTCAAGACATTACTTGAGTTCTGGCGCACTTTCGCTGTCACCTGAAGACGTGGAATTACTAGCACAAAGCGGCTGTTTCGGTGAAAGACACGAGAAGCTTATAGAAAAAGCGATTGCCTAG